A genomic segment from Saprospiraceae bacterium encodes:
- a CDS encoding YceI family protein, with protein MLFFKNQKLSKAFFSLSFLLGFTFLLSAQGTAYQIAEGSTTTIKGTSSFHDWAASVGEFSGQLQLSEAFNATKAKALKVEKIALSFQVASMDGGRGAAMNKKIFAALKSTEHPVISFDVAEAQVAAIQKTADGFTLDITGTLKMAGVAKPVSLSLKGMQSADGQLSFAGEYPMKMSTFDIEPPSAMFGQIVTGDDITIVFDLKLAESKN; from the coding sequence ATGTTATTTTTCAAAAACCAAAAATTAAGCAAAGCTTTCTTTTCTCTCAGTTTTTTGCTGGGCTTTACCTTCCTGCTTTCTGCACAAGGGACCGCCTACCAGATTGCGGAAGGAAGCACTACGACCATCAAAGGTACTTCTTCCTTCCATGATTGGGCAGCAAGCGTTGGAGAATTTAGTGGCCAACTGCAATTAAGCGAGGCTTTTAATGCCACGAAAGCCAAAGCCTTGAAGGTAGAAAAGATTGCACTTTCCTTTCAGGTGGCAAGTATGGATGGAGGCAGGGGAGCAGCCATGAATAAGAAAATTTTTGCCGCTTTAAAATCTACGGAACACCCCGTCATTTCTTTTGACGTTGCGGAGGCGCAAGTAGCTGCCATTCAAAAAACGGCAGATGGTTTTACATTAGATATTACAGGAACGCTAAAAATGGCAGGCGTAGCCAAGCCGGTTTCTTTATCCTTAAAAGGGATGCAGTCGGCTGATGGTCAGCTTTCTTTTGCGGGGGAATATCCTATGAAAATGTCCACTTTTGACATTGAACCACCTTCTGCTATGTTTGGCCAGATTGTGACTGGTGATGATATTACCATTGTATTTGATCTAAAATTAGCTGAATCGAAAAACTAA